A window of the Budorcas taxicolor isolate Tak-1 chromosome 10, Takin1.1, whole genome shotgun sequence genome harbors these coding sequences:
- the TPPP2 gene encoding tubulin polymerization-promoting protein family member 2 isoform X2, whose translation METNCEFSKYFQLTMASEAERTFQRFAVFGESSSSGTEMNNKNFSKLCKDCGIMDGKTVTSTDVDIVFSKVKAKNARTITFQQFQEAMKELGQKRFKGKSPDEALENIYKLMEGKDPATTGVTKATTAGGVSRLTDASKYTGTHKERFDESGKGKGIAGREDVTDNSGYVSGYKGAGTYDKKGSN comes from the exons ATGGAGACCAACTGTGAATTCAGCAAGTACTTTCAG ttGACCATGGCATCAGAAGCAGAAAGAACGTTCCAGCGGTTTGCTGTCTTTGGAGAATCCTCAAGCAGTGGCACTGAAATGAACAACAAGAACTTCTCCAAGCTGTGCAAAGACTGTGGCATCATGGATGGCAAGACGGTCACCTCCACTGACGTGGACATCGTTTTCAGCAAAGTCAA GGCCAAGAATGCCCGAACCATCACATTCCAACAGTTCCAGGAAGCAATGAAGGAACTGGGCCAGAAGCGATTCAAGGGGAAAAGCCCGGATGAAGCCCTGGAGAACATTTATAAGCTCATGGAGGGCAAGGACCCAGCTACCACTGGTGTTACT AAAGCGACAACAGCGGGCGGGGTGAGCCGGCTGACGGACGCCAGCAAGTACACTGGCACCCACAAGGAGCGCTTTGACGAGAGCGGCAAGGGGAAAGGCATCGCGGGCCGGGAAGACGTGACTGACAACTCAGGCTACGTGAGTGGCTACAAGGGTGCTGGCACGTATGATAAGAAGGGCAGCAACTAG
- the SLC39A2 gene encoding zinc transporter ZIP2, translating to MEPLLGAKIGCLFALLVLTLVCGLIPICFKWFQTATATGCHRRILSFLGCTSAGVFLGAGFMHMTAEALEGIKSEVQNLVIQNRTKSEGHSDDDADSAYMEYPYGELVISLGFFLVFLLESLALQCCPGAAETPKVQEQELGTAHELEPHSHGLLPSPSRGPFRALILLLSLSFHSVFEGLAVGLQLTVASTVQLCLAVLAHKGIVVFGVGLRLVQVGTESHWAVLSILSLALMSPLGLAIGLAVPQGDSKAGQGLAQAVLEGMAAGTFLYVTFLEILPRELASPEAPLAKWSCVAAGFAFMAVIALWA from the exons ATGGAACCACTACTAGGAGCAAAAATTGGCTGCCTATTTGCCCTGCTGGTGCTCACTCTGGTGTGTGGCCTTATTCCCATCTGCTTCAAGTGGTTCCAGACTGCTACAGCCACAG GTTGTCACCGCCGGATCCTCAGTTTCCTGGGCTGCACATCTGCTGGTGTTTTCCTGGGAGCAGGGTTCATGCACATGACTGCTGAAGCCTTGGAGGGGATTAAGTCAGAGGTCCAGAACTTGGTGATACAG AACAGGACAAAGAGTGAGGGGCATTCTGATGATGATGCTGATTCAGCTTAT ATGGAGTATCCCTACGGAGAGCTCGTCATCTCTCTGGGCTTCTTCCTTGTCTTCCTTTTGGAGTCGCTGGCATTGCAGTGCTGTCCTGGGGCTGCTGAAACACCCAAAGTGCAGGAGCAGGAACTGGGTACAGCTCATGAGCTTGAACCTCACAGCCACGGACTTCTACCCTCACCCTCACGGGGTCCCTTTCGAGCCCTCATCCTCTTGctctcactctcctttcactcCGTGTTTGAAGGTCTAGCTGTGGGGCTGCAGCTCACAGTCGCATCAACTGTGCAGCTCTGTCTTGCTGTCCTGGCTCACAAGGGGATCGTGGTGTTTGGCGTAGGACTGCGGCTGGTGCAGGTAGGCACTGAGTCACATTGGGCCGTGCTCTCCATTCTGTCTTTAGCTCTCATGTCCCCCCTGGGCCTAGCCATAGGGCTGGCCGTGCCTCAAGGAGACTCTAAAGCTGGGCAAGGTTTGGCACAGGCTGTGTTAGAAGGCATGGCAGCTGGTACATTCCTGTATGTCACCTTCCTGGAAATTCTGCCCCGGGAACTTGCAAGTCCTGAAGCCCCTCTGGCTAAGTGGAGCTGTGTAGCTGCTGGTTTTGCGTTTATGGCTGTCATTGCCTTGTGGGCCTGA
- the TPPP2 gene encoding tubulin polymerization-promoting protein family member 2 isoform X1, which translates to METNCEFSKYFQSSPPLLPHPQASPLTVLPHLQLTMASEAERTFQRFAVFGESSSSGTEMNNKNFSKLCKDCGIMDGKTVTSTDVDIVFSKVKAKNARTITFQQFQEAMKELGQKRFKGKSPDEALENIYKLMEGKDPATTGVTKATTAGGVSRLTDASKYTGTHKERFDESGKGKGIAGREDVTDNSGYVSGYKGAGTYDKKGSN; encoded by the exons ATGGAGACCAACTGTGAATTCAGCAAGTACTTTCAG tcctcccctcccctcctccctcacccccaaGCCTCCCCCCTTActgtcctcccccacctccagttGACCATGGCATCAGAAGCAGAAAGAACGTTCCAGCGGTTTGCTGTCTTTGGAGAATCCTCAAGCAGTGGCACTGAAATGAACAACAAGAACTTCTCCAAGCTGTGCAAAGACTGTGGCATCATGGATGGCAAGACGGTCACCTCCACTGACGTGGACATCGTTTTCAGCAAAGTCAA GGCCAAGAATGCCCGAACCATCACATTCCAACAGTTCCAGGAAGCAATGAAGGAACTGGGCCAGAAGCGATTCAAGGGGAAAAGCCCGGATGAAGCCCTGGAGAACATTTATAAGCTCATGGAGGGCAAGGACCCAGCTACCACTGGTGTTACT AAAGCGACAACAGCGGGCGGGGTGAGCCGGCTGACGGACGCCAGCAAGTACACTGGCACCCACAAGGAGCGCTTTGACGAGAGCGGCAAGGGGAAAGGCATCGCGGGCCGGGAAGACGTGACTGACAACTCAGGCTACGTGAGTGGCTACAAGGGTGCTGGCACGTATGATAAGAAGGGCAGCAACTAG
- the NDRG2 gene encoding protein NDRG2 isoform X1, with protein sequence MAELREVQITEEKPLLPGQTPEVAKEAELAARILLDQGQTHSVETPYGSVTFTVYGTPKPKRPAILTYHDVGLNYKSCFQPLFQFADMQEIIQNFVRVHVDAPGMEEGAPVFPLGYQYPSLDQLADMIPCILQYLNFSTIIGIGVGAGAYVLSRYALTHPDTVEGLVLINIDPNAKGWMDWAAHKLTGLTSSISEMILGHLFSQEELSGNSELIQKYRNIIAHAPNLDNIELYWNSYNNRRDLNFVRGGDTTLKCPVMLVVGDQAPHEDAVVECNSKLDPTQTSFLKMADSGGQPQLTQPGKLTEAFKYFLQGMGYMASSCMTRLSRSRTASLTSAASIDGNRSRSRTLSQSSESGTLSSGPPGHTMEVSC encoded by the exons ATGGCAGAGCTGCGGGAAGTGCAGATCACGGAGGAGAAGCCGCTGTTGCCAGGGCAGACACCCGAGGTGGCCAAG GAGGCTGAGCTAGCTGCccgaatcctcctggaccagggacag ACTCACTCTGTGGAGACACCTTATGGCTCTGTCACTTTTACTGTCTATGGCACCCCCAAACCCAAACGGCCAGCGATACTCACCTACCATGATGTGGGACTCAACT ATAAATCCTGCTTCCAGCCGCTGTTTCAATTTGCGGATATGCAGGAAATCATTCAGAACTTCGTGCGGGTTCATGTGGATGCCCCTGGCATGGAAGAGGGGGCTCCCGTGTTCCCTTTGGG GTATCAGTACCCATCTCTGGACCAGCTTGCAGACATGATCCCTTGCATCCTGCAGTACTTAAA TTTCTCCACAATAATTGGAATTGGTGTTGGAGCTGGGGCCTACGTCCTGTCGCGATACGct CTTACCCACCCTGATACCGTCGAGGGTCTTGTCCTCATCAACATTGATCCCAATGCCAAAGGCTGGATGGATTGGGCAGCCCACAAG CTAACAGGCCTCACCTCTTCCATTTCGGAGATGATCCTAGGACATCTTTTCAGCCAG GAAGAGCTGTCCGGAAATTCCGAGTTGATACAAAAGTATAGAAATATCATTGCACATGCTCCCAACCTGGATAACATTGAACTGTACTGGAACAGCTACAACAA TCGCCGAGACCTGAACTTTGTGCGTGGAGGCGATACCACCCTCAA GTGCCCTGTGATGCTGGTGGTAGGAGACCAAGCACCCCACGAAGATGCAGTG GTGGAATGTAACTCAAAACTGGACCCCACCCAGACTTCTTTCCTCAAG ATGGCTGACTCTGGGGGGCAGCCCCAGCTGACTCAG CCAGGCAAGCTGACCGAGGCCTTCAAGTACTTCCTGCAGGGCATGGGCTATA TGGCCTCATCCTGCATGACTCGCCTGTCCCGGTCTCGCACGGCCTCCCTGACCAGCGCAGCATCCATTGATGGCAACCGGTCCCGCTCTCGCACCCTGTCCCAGAGCAGCGAGTCTGGGACTCTCTCTTCAGGGCCCCCGGGGCACACTATGGAGGTCTCCTGTTGA
- the NDRG2 gene encoding protein NDRG2 isoform X2: MAELREVQITEEKPLLPGQTPEVAKTHSVETPYGSVTFTVYGTPKPKRPAILTYHDVGLNYKSCFQPLFQFADMQEIIQNFVRVHVDAPGMEEGAPVFPLGYQYPSLDQLADMIPCILQYLNFSTIIGIGVGAGAYVLSRYALTHPDTVEGLVLINIDPNAKGWMDWAAHKLTGLTSSISEMILGHLFSQEELSGNSELIQKYRNIIAHAPNLDNIELYWNSYNNRRDLNFVRGGDTTLKCPVMLVVGDQAPHEDAVVECNSKLDPTQTSFLKMADSGGQPQLTQPGKLTEAFKYFLQGMGYMASSCMTRLSRSRTASLTSAASIDGNRSRSRTLSQSSESGTLSSGPPGHTMEVSC, from the exons ATGGCAGAGCTGCGGGAAGTGCAGATCACGGAGGAGAAGCCGCTGTTGCCAGGGCAGACACCCGAGGTGGCCAAG ACTCACTCTGTGGAGACACCTTATGGCTCTGTCACTTTTACTGTCTATGGCACCCCCAAACCCAAACGGCCAGCGATACTCACCTACCATGATGTGGGACTCAACT ATAAATCCTGCTTCCAGCCGCTGTTTCAATTTGCGGATATGCAGGAAATCATTCAGAACTTCGTGCGGGTTCATGTGGATGCCCCTGGCATGGAAGAGGGGGCTCCCGTGTTCCCTTTGGG GTATCAGTACCCATCTCTGGACCAGCTTGCAGACATGATCCCTTGCATCCTGCAGTACTTAAA TTTCTCCACAATAATTGGAATTGGTGTTGGAGCTGGGGCCTACGTCCTGTCGCGATACGct CTTACCCACCCTGATACCGTCGAGGGTCTTGTCCTCATCAACATTGATCCCAATGCCAAAGGCTGGATGGATTGGGCAGCCCACAAG CTAACAGGCCTCACCTCTTCCATTTCGGAGATGATCCTAGGACATCTTTTCAGCCAG GAAGAGCTGTCCGGAAATTCCGAGTTGATACAAAAGTATAGAAATATCATTGCACATGCTCCCAACCTGGATAACATTGAACTGTACTGGAACAGCTACAACAA TCGCCGAGACCTGAACTTTGTGCGTGGAGGCGATACCACCCTCAA GTGCCCTGTGATGCTGGTGGTAGGAGACCAAGCACCCCACGAAGATGCAGTG GTGGAATGTAACTCAAAACTGGACCCCACCCAGACTTCTTTCCTCAAG ATGGCTGACTCTGGGGGGCAGCCCCAGCTGACTCAG CCAGGCAAGCTGACCGAGGCCTTCAAGTACTTCCTGCAGGGCATGGGCTATA TGGCCTCATCCTGCATGACTCGCCTGTCCCGGTCTCGCACGGCCTCCCTGACCAGCGCAGCATCCATTGATGGCAACCGGTCCCGCTCTCGCACCCTGTCCCAGAGCAGCGAGTCTGGGACTCTCTCTTCAGGGCCCCCGGGGCACACTATGGAGGTCTCCTGTTGA
- the TPPP2 gene encoding tubulin polymerization-promoting protein family member 2 isoform X3, translated as MASEAERTFQRFAVFGESSSSGTEMNNKNFSKLCKDCGIMDGKTVTSTDVDIVFSKVKAKNARTITFQQFQEAMKELGQKRFKGKSPDEALENIYKLMEGKDPATTGVTKATTAGGVSRLTDASKYTGTHKERFDESGKGKGIAGREDVTDNSGYVSGYKGAGTYDKKGSN; from the exons ATGGCATCAGAAGCAGAAAGAACGTTCCAGCGGTTTGCTGTCTTTGGAGAATCCTCAAGCAGTGGCACTGAAATGAACAACAAGAACTTCTCCAAGCTGTGCAAAGACTGTGGCATCATGGATGGCAAGACGGTCACCTCCACTGACGTGGACATCGTTTTCAGCAAAGTCAA GGCCAAGAATGCCCGAACCATCACATTCCAACAGTTCCAGGAAGCAATGAAGGAACTGGGCCAGAAGCGATTCAAGGGGAAAAGCCCGGATGAAGCCCTGGAGAACATTTATAAGCTCATGGAGGGCAAGGACCCAGCTACCACTGGTGTTACT AAAGCGACAACAGCGGGCGGGGTGAGCCGGCTGACGGACGCCAGCAAGTACACTGGCACCCACAAGGAGCGCTTTGACGAGAGCGGCAAGGGGAAAGGCATCGCGGGCCGGGAAGACGTGACTGACAACTCAGGCTACGTGAGTGGCTACAAGGGTGCTGGCACGTATGATAAGAAGGGCAGCAACTAG